The genomic DNA gctagagtaccgaaagggcgtgtgggatataggcccacacgtaatagaacccccgaattcggaatttccggttccgtacaaaccattgccttaacatactaggtgtatcccacaCCCCTAGACCTAGGTAACTTGttggccctcgactttcgggtcgtaaaatggcaggTGGCGAccccttctcacgtgcgttcgtcgcgcatccccaggaaggtggacactcccaagccgcgttgcatttaggcgcgcgcatgcgtgccccgacgagacgaaattcgggtgtgcACAGCTAGCAAAACCACCCAAGCCTTGTATTCAACATCAAAACAATGTCTTACTGAGCTCGTAATAGTCAGAAATCAAACCTCTTCCTACATTGCCCCTCATCTATTCATATCTTCCTCATATCACAAGGGAATGAGAAGCTCCGAGAACATAGAATGCAAAATATTGAgcgaacatgcaagcaaaagATGATTGAGTTTCCAAAGTTCAAGCCGTAAATTCTAAACCAGTAGAAGCTTTGTAGGAACCACGAAACAATGGTTCAAACATCGAGCtcaaaaagagaaacaagaGACACAAAGTGACCAACATACTAGACACTGACTGGAATGCTTACCTTCCTAGGAGGATGAGCCACATTCTTGTTCCCAAGGAAGGCATTACGGGAGATGTCCACAAGGGCCTTGGAGCTAAGTGGCTCATGCATGGACAATTCTGACAGAACTTTCCAGTTCTGCTGAATGTTCTCCTTCATCAACCCGTGCATGAAGTTACCATAATTGACCTGAAAATCAGTACAAATGGCCGTAAGACTATGAGATTATATGCAAAAGTTCATCCACTGCAAATGCCCGTGttgttttggaaaaaaattaatatgttgaCGAGGTAAATAACCAATTTCAAGAAAACAATTGGTGCTCAAGCACAAGCCAACAATTATCGAATAAAAACCACTCAAATATCCAACAAATAGTTCATGTTAAAGTTCCGGTATAACATTTGTGCTTAACCAtgacatatacacacatatataagaaATGCTAAGATGATTTGCATGGCTAGTTTGAAATCTCAAAGGACTAAAGTTTCTTGAATCCTTAAAAACCACTATTTCTTATCCTCCAATAGAACTTCGGCTTACACAGCAGACAGGGGATGAAAGTcattaaatgaaaatgtttTCTAACTCCCATTGAAGTAGAAGATACCATTTTTGCATCTTAGTTCTCATCTCAGCGTTCATGAAAGACCTTCTATAGCAGTTGATGTTACTCATGAAAAAcctatttctttttatatatgagTCAAACATGGCATCAAGAGAATGTTCAGAAAGTAGAAAAGCCAAGTTGGAACGAGCACAATGAACTACTTTCCAAGCCTTACGGGCAAAGAATATTCATCAACCACACCACAATACTCATCTCTACACTTGGGAGATTCATGGATGAAGCTTACTCATCCCGGCAAGGGTAAACAACATGATATCGTCAATGGTATTATCCAAAGTTCCATTTAGCTCATATTCAGAATAAGTGCTTCAAGCCGATAAAGGAAACCAAATATATGAGACACAAGCAGGGCAAaactaattgaaaatttagaaCAAGCAGTCTTtcgatatatatgtaaaaaataaaagtcggACGATACGTACTGAGTGGAGGCAAGTGCCGGCGTTGATGCGCTGGATCCAGACAGACCGCATATCACGCTTCTTGTTGCGGCGGTCTTTGTAGGAGTACTGCAGGGCCTTCTTGACCCTCTCCCTCGCGATTCTAATGCAGTTCTTCGCCTTGCCTCGGAAATCCTTGGCCAGGTTGAACACCTTTTTCTTGttcatcttcctcttcctgctttccttctctttttctgtGAACCAATCCTTTTACACCTCGCCGAAGAACAACATTTAACTTGCAATCAGGCAAGAAACTTCGCAAATCCATCTACCTTCTCCCCTAATTAGCCAAGAAATTAAGAATCTACAAACTAGAAAACcctgaaaatcaaaattctcaCTTGTTGCAGTTCAGCCTGGAAACAACGACAGAGCTGCTATGAAGGCGGAACAAGCAGGTCCCGTTTCCGTTCAGAGACCGTCCAGACTGagagaggggggagagagagaaagagagagagagagagatgcgGGGGAAGTAGAGAAAGCCTCAATGGTGAGAGGAATTCAGCTCGGCCCAATAAAAAGTGTGTGGGCGGCCCAATAAGAGTAGAAAGCACTTTGCCCCCCGATTTTTGGGGCTAGGAAGCATTTACCCTCCGACCTTTGAAATTTTGTACAATGCCTCCCGACCTTTATGAAAACTAGGCACTTTACCCCATTCAGTCAATTTTCCAGGCAAATCGTGTCATGTGCGGTGCATATGATATTTTCAGGGATAAAGTCGCCATTTTAtctcataaaaataataataagaaattagaaaaaagaaactatagGAGGAATGGATAGAGGAGATTGGACTCGGGAGAAGGAAGATGTACGGGGACGTCTCAAGCTGCAACCCTTACAACTATGAAGACTCTACCTACATCCCTCATTTCCGATTGAATGGCGATTGCCCTATTCATTGATTCTTTCCTCAACTGGTTCGAAATTTTTTATCTTGGTGACAGTGGAGGGGTTTGctctgactcagagcttgccTTAGAGCATCGGCTAGAGAGGACATTGAACGGACCTCCTGTACATGACTGGGAGTA from Punica granatum isolate Tunisia-2019 chromosome 2, ASM765513v2, whole genome shotgun sequence includes the following:
- the LOC116197953 gene encoding uncharacterized protein LOC116197953 codes for the protein MNKKKVFNLAKDFRGKAKNCIRIARERVKKALQYSYKDRRNKKRDMRSVWIQRINAGTCLHSVNYGNFMHGLMKENIQQNWKVLSELSMHEPLSSKALVDISRNAFLGNKNVAHPPRKVSIPVSV